ttaaaaacacgttaaataaataaaaaaaaaaaacagattatagAAGAGGACAGGTTTCCATTACTAAATAAAGATCACACATTTGTTTTCGTGCTTTTCAGTAAAACCGGAGATGTTACGCAATGTTTTATAGACAGACAGCTGAACAGGAGTGAAGTGAGAAGCCTGAATGGatttcctccatctctctctctctctctctctctctcctttaactgttcctgtgtcaggaaaaaacaaaacgaacTGCTTGACCATAGACGTCGGCTCAGTTTTTGGTCATCTGCACATCTTACACAGCAAAAGGCCACAGCCTCACTGCTCATGGGGCAGCTAGAGCTCACCTTCACCTCCACTAACCTCCATCTGTTCACTCACACTGGGAGATTAGAGCTGTGTCAGTAACACGTCGCATTTTTCTTGTCTCTGTAGTCTGCTGTGGGTTATACTGGATCTGTTCTGCTACAAACTGAATCTATATTCGATCTGGTCTTTAAAACAGCATGGAGGTTCATCCCCCATCTCCCATCCCCCATCCACATTTCCTCCATCCATAATCCCTCCATCCACACTTCCTTTATACCTCTCAACCACTCTGTAAAGCCAGTTTCACATGTACATGAGTGATTTAAGATCATTACTTGTCTAGGGCTTGTGTCTGGTCTCCAGTCAGGAGACATTTTCAgttttgtctttctctgtcttggTCATTGGTTTCATCAAATATGCTCTTGCACTCAATTGAGAACTAAATCTATATCTATTGACCGGCTAAATCTCCTGTTAAAAATTTGgtctgatgtacagtatgacaCCGAAGTAAATATTTGACTGAAGTAGTTGAGGATTTTTTTGGACACTTTCTTGACTCTCAGCTGATCCTTGACTTGACCATAaagtatttatacagtatttaccctgaacatacagtatttacattgtttctgtcttttttgtattgttttttgtgtattgtcttgaatttttttgtttgcactgccttttgttctgcactgtcttgtctgtcttattTGTCTTGTCTTACACTGcgtacaccaggttgcacagttgcactttatgtatctacagtaggactaacttactaagtccttatagctctgtctttgtgttatgtacagtagcaccctgatcccggagaaacgtctcatttcactgtgtacagcAACAGCTATacgtatatggttgaaatgacaataaaagcttcttgactagACTTGACCTTGGCTTTGACTCTCAGCTGGTCCTGATCTCGGCTTTGTCTTGAACTTAGCAGTGGAGGTCTTGCCTACTGCTCGTATGATCACACCGAACGAGATCACATTGAAATAAAATCCTGAGTTCTATGACTGACTGAAAAAAGCATGTTCTCCACGGCATATTGTATGATGAAGAGTCTCGTTATGCCTGCGATGAGAGAAAATTACATTACTACAATATGCTCATCATCTGTCAGCATGTTCTGGAAATCAGCTCGTGCATAAAACGGAAAACTGGGAAGCAGGAATTACTGGAAGATAATCTCCAGAGCTTTAAACTGTGATGACGTTCACATCATCTTACGCTGCCCTCGTATTGATTGGGTTTAGATGAGTGTTGTTGCAGCACTCACAGATTTTATATTGAAATTTTCTCACACTGCTCTCCACTGAACATGTCACATTATCTCAACTCATGACCAGATAACAGGAACAAGAGGACATATGTGTCACAACCAGGAtggaggaaggagacagacccgtatgcaggatagcttcaaatgaaaggggtttaataaacaataaagacaaagacataaaagacgataaccgaaacaatacaaatgatgacacttaacaatgactagacatgacgaagggtaaacgtaactaatgattccgcgctgccatcggcaacgcggctcacttaaatataaaaagacaatgatgacacaataaggatcaggtgtggagacagagaggggcagacgaaggcggggcagacacgtgatgaggaaggtaaacaaaggcacgtggccaacaGTATGACTGTGGTATAATTCCATGTCTGATCAGTTACCGTAATGatattattcatatatattcTATCAAACTCTAAATATAgacttaataaaaaatattggtCGTTACGTGTAATTAGCTGTCTTGATTATTGTGATCTCTACATCTTATTAAACAGTTCCTGTCATGACTCATTTGCTCCATGCATTTCttagaaggtttttttttgtcacttgtCATAGAAAAGTCCAACACCACGCATGTCCAACACCACAAGTCTCCGTCTGTCCTCACGCTGTAAGAGCGTCACGATGCCGATCGGTGGCGTGAAAAAATGTTCCTGAAGCCTAATTATAATTCCTCAACGtggaataaatgatttattacacAGGAATGtccaaaaacataaaaaagacatACAGGACGTGAATAATCCTTGCTGAGTCTTTTATATTTCatggaatttatttaaaaaattaaatgcaaatgatgaaatgaaaatatgtcTAAAATCTGGAACTTCTCACAccagcatttgttttttttaatcatctggGTTTTAtgtctctctccatgtctctgTCTCAGGTGTTGagtttagttgtgtgtgtgtgtgtctctgtaactCTCTCAGGTGTTGagtttagttgtgtgtgtgtgtctctgtaactCTCTCAGGTGTTGAGttgagccgtgtgtgtgtcagccggcgtgtgatggtgttggtgaACCCTCAGAGCGGACGAGGCCAGGCGATGACTCTCTACACGGGCCCTGTACTGAGCATGCTCACTGAGGCaaacatctctcacacactcatcaccacaGGTCTGTctgaatcactcacacacacacacacacacacacacacacacacacacacacacacacacacacacacacacacacacacacacacacacacaaatacacacacttttaaatcCTTTCATCTGACCTTTACCATATTTAACACTTCATATATTATTGTAGGGAGTCACATGGCATTGGTGCAAATTATGTTCCAAGGAAGATCAGCACTAAGCAATGTTAGAAAAACTAATGCTAGCAACCAGGTTCTTCTCTTAAAATAAcgaaataattcattcattcattttctaccgcttatccgtacttctcgggtcacggggagcctgtgcctatctcaggcgtcatcgggcatcgaggcaggatacaccctggacggagtgccgtcccatcacagggcacacacacacactctcattcactcacacacacacacactacggacaattttccagagatgccaatcaacctaccatgcatgtctttggaccggggaggaaaccggagtacccggaggaaacccccgaggcacgaggagaacatgcaaactccacacacacaaggcggaggtgggaatcgaacccctctTAAAATAACTGTCATGCTTTAGACATATGTTGTGTTGTTTAATTTCACCAAAGACATGAGACAATCATCAGCTGGCCTTGTTTTCAGTTTAATCTTTTCATGGATCATGGAGGTTTTATATAAGAGGAGATTTTGCAACAGCATTTCACAAAATGTTCAGCAGGAAATGTTCAGCAGGAAGTCCTGGGTGTTGCTTGGTGTCACTCTTGTGTGGTACATAATGTGCACTAACACCATGTGATTcactgtgataaaaaaaatgctgtaatatGAGATGATAACAAGGGCtctcatttgtgtttattaagaAATCATTACGCTGCCCCCTACTGGTTTGGAGACTTAGGTTTCATTTCACAAATGATATAAATCACGCTGCTAGATCTTCAGCTTCAGCTTGGTGTTTAAAGCCACTAAAACAGCCACAGTcgtttatgtgagtgtgttgtggggtgaagaagaatgaaaaatCTCAAATCTGTCAGGATGCAGTGACCCCAGACAGCAGGAGAACTCCGGCTCCATCAGGGCGGAACAGTCTgcagttatttatatatagatgcAATATTTTTAGCCCATTCCCATTTGGCAAATGTAATATATGAGTCCACAGACACAGAAATGTGGATCAGAGAGGTGCCTTAAGCCAGGGCTCTTGTCTGCAGAATTTATGGAGCATTTCAAAGATAATGTCTGATAGAAATGAATAAAGGAGACTGTTCGCTAGTCTGGAGGGTTGTGAATAAAATTCCAGAGATTCTTCTAATACAAGAAAATACATTAGCCATTGATTATCCAGTTTTTATGagctcatctctctttctcaatgTCACGGTGTGTTTTAGCTGATGTGTGCAATGGCTCGGGGTAGAGACAGCAGCTCAGGTTCAATACAGAGGCAGGCGGTTGATCTGAAAATGATgtacacagactgacacactgCTGACTCGGCGCATCCTCCCTTCACGCTCTCAAACTTTTAGtccaacatccatccatccatcttctaccgcttatctggggccttctttattattgcattattattgcattattgcagaaaaaaaaaacctgaccccaaacacacacacacacacacacacacacacacacacacacacacacacacacacacacacacacacacacacacacacattcttaaaCTTTCcttctcaaataaataaaaatgaacatgttTTTTCTCCTCAGAGCATCAGAACCATGCACGTGAGTTAGTAAGAAATGCTGATCTGTCACAATGGAGCGCCATCGTCATCTTGTCAGGGGATGGACTTCTGTTTGaggttggtgtgttggtgtgtgtgtgtgtgtgtgtgtgtgtgtgtgtgtgtgtgtgtgtgttagaaaatAACCTGGGGTGGGGGTGTCCTGCAGGTGATCAATGGCttgatggagagagaggacTGGGATGAAGCGATCAGCACACCACTTGGCATTCTCCCCGGAGGATCTGGCAACGCTCTGGCAGCATCAGTGTACCATTACACACAGTGAGTACTGatataacacatacacacatttcagttaGATTAGAATGTGTGTCGAATTGTTGGGGTAGAAATGACTTGTATATGAGCCTGGGCCAGTGCAGGGCTAGTGGACTGTTTTAGCTTGTGGTGTGAACATGTGTTTTAAGATGCAGTCTGAGATGCATTGTGTAGATACCCTTAGTGGTCTTTGGTCCACTGTTACATCAGTCAGCTTTATGATTGGGCGTTCATGAGCGATTAACTTGAAGACTTTGTCAGGatggaattagtgttgggtctatGGTGAACTCGGATATTGCGCTGACCCATTTGTTCATctggagctcttggttgcttaattccactcaactacaaactgttgtaaagGAAAAGGACATCATTTACTTTGACATTATTTCATTGTAAAGTTTTACCCACCCGGATGAGGATGGGGTCCCTtccgagtctggttcctctcaaggtttcttgctCAAATCAtctaagggatttttttttgtcatcatcgcctccggcttgctcattagggatagatgttagagatgaatagtaacttaattttaaactttaaacttatAGACTATAATTAGGTAAAtctagtggttagcacgttcgcctcacacctccagggttgggggttcgattcccacctccgccttgtgtgtgtggagtttgcatgttctccccgtgccttgggggtttcctccgggtactccggtttcctcccccggtccaaagacatgcatgtaggttgattggcatctctggcatctagtgtgtgagtgtgtgagtgaatgagagtgtgtgtgtgccctgtgatgggttggcactccgtccagggtgtatcctgcctcgatgcccgatgacgcctgagatgcacaggctccccgtgacccaagaagttcggataagcggtagaagatgaatgaatggactgATGCTGGTttactaggtcacagactaagatTATCATCAGTCTAACAACTCTTTTGGGAGGTGAATGTATTAAGACATAGTTTTTAAGTGCTAGTTTAATTACTTCAGAAAGTGTTTaaagtcagtgactcagctgtttggacatctaaGGGAGGTTCATTCCaaagtgccagaacagagaagagtgtTGATGTATGCCTTCCTGGGAGCACTAATAAGGTCATTTATATGCATAGGACACAGGAAATTAAACAGCAGGGAGGATATTTATCACCCTAAGCTCCTAGAGTCAAAGATTTTACAGGTTATGTGAGAGAGCGCAGGCAGAAGGATGAGTTCTAGTCCATGGTGGAGGATGGGATGTtctataatgtgtaataaatatctaataatgATTCTGTGTAGAATTGTTGGACATGCAGAAATGTCTGTACTTTTTTATGTTTCAAACCAATCAGATGCACACTCATTCATTTCAGTGTACTGTGTCCCATCTAGACATCGTAGATGTCTTTCTGTACAACCGATTAGtaaatattgtgtatgtgtgttgcaGGGCTGGCCCTGCATTGGGTGAGGACTTGCTGCTAAGCTGTTGTTTCCTACTCTGTAAAGGTCTGGTGTGTCCTCTGGACATCGTATCTGTACGTCTCTCATCTGGACCCCGTCTGTTCTCCTTCCTGTCGCTCGCCTGGGGTTTCGTGGCTGACGTGGATATTGAGAGTGAAAAGTTTCGCCATGTCGGTGCCATGCGTTTCCTTGTGGGCACTCTTCTACGCCTGGCATCTTTACGCACCTACCAGGGCAAGCTGGCATTCCTGCTCGCTAAAGAGGACTCTAACTCAGCATCTGTTTCCTCTTCTCATCCTCGTTCCCCTTTTCGTCCCTCTGTTCAGTGTACATCAGACATACAGGGGAAGACCAACATTCAGCATGACAGTGAAAATACACGCCATAACTTtaatgctgatgatgatgtcttACTCCGCAAAAAGAATTCAAAGGGTGACAGACTAGCAGACAACCTCTTAAACCCTATTGAAGATCCGGTACCAACAGATTGGACCGTTGAAACAGAGCAAGACTTTGTTCTGGTTCTGGCAACCTGCCACTCTCACCTGGCAGAGGAGCTGATGGTGTCACCAGATGCTCGCCCTGATGATGGGTACCTTCACCTGGTCTACATAACAGCAGGAATATCACGACCAGCCTTGCTTCGACTCTTCCTGGCCATGGAGAAAGGAACACACCTGACATGCGAGTGCCCACATCTGATGTACCGGCGTGTCCGTGCACTGAGGCTTGAGCCAATCACAAAGCCTGGAGTCATTACCGTGGATGGGGAGCAGGTGGAGTATGGGCCAATTCAAGCTCAAGTGCACAAGGGATGCGCCAGGATCATATGTGGATGACCTCTGCCAAAAGAGTGATGGTGGAAAATGGAATTAACCTCAGGTTGATCCTGTTTGGTTTAGACATGGGCTTTTTGGACTAGGCAAGATTTTGTAAACTCTAATACAAGTACAATTTTGTATCATTAATGCTAAGAACTGCTTTGACTTACCAGGAAAATGGTTCAGTCCATAACAGTTTTGTTTAGAAGAACCAAaggtacattttatattattgtaataataaccTCTATGTTCtgtctatgtgtttgtttttattgccaGGATGAGTTAGCTAGCTGCCCGGCACGTGCTGGTGAACGAGTGTGTATGAGTTCGAGTGTATGGATCTAAAGGAGTGCGTTATGATCCTAGCAAAAGCACATGCTATCTGGCTTGAACCCACTCAAAGCAGTGCTGCACACTATGGGTTTAATCTATATTTACTTCTCTCAGtgaagtgtgtaaatgtaatgaatattgTACAGACCGTCCTTCTACAGAACATGAGAAGGTCAACAAGACATCATTCAGGGCTTGCATGGGGGAGCTGAAAATGGCATTGTATCAGGTTGTACAGACAAGCTTGTTCTTTCTCAGTAGATACCAGCCTTGTTTCTTCAGTTTAGATCAAATTACATCTGGTCCAGTTCCATCGGCCGCTAACAATGTCTTGAAACGAATCTCTGTATGAGGTGTGGTTAAATCCTTTGGCTGAAATTCACCAGCGGTTATAAAACTTGCAGCTGATATTCATTGACATCATGTTGCTGGTTGTAAAACTCAATGTGACTAACTGTTTCCCTGGAGTCAATGTTTCGTGTTTCTAAAGGTCCAGCTAACAACTGTACAGCTTAGCTGTTAAATCATGGCCTGAAGTCAGTGTTTCTAGATctttagccaacagttttagaAATCCACTTAATTATTTCTGACCTAATGTCcgtgtttttgtaatttatgCTACCAGATATTTATCTGCTAATAGTAATTGCTGACCTGAAGTCAGTGGTTCTAGAACTTTAGCTAACAGTTTTAGAACACCATTTGATCATAGAACACGTCAGTGATACCACAAATTAAGCCAGATGTTTATAAATCCAGATGATTATTGCTGTCCTGATGTCAGTGGTTTTAGCCCTCAACATGGAGACATCAGATATGACGTGGGTAGTTCAAGAACAGCTAATATTTGCTGAGCTGAAGTTTTAGAACTCCAAAACATTGGATTACTGTTGATCTCAGGTCAGTGAGTCATGGAGACTTAGACTTATGGATAAACAATTGACACTCCAACTGTGTACTCACCTAAAGTCATGGTTCTACAGCTGATAAACACCGATCTAAAGATGGTTCATTTGAAAACACTGCTTCTGGTTCATTTGAAAACACTGCTTCTATGCGTCTGGATTTCCAGGTGATAATTTGGTGTCCTGATATTGGAGATAATTGCTAACCTGGACTTGATGGTTTCAATCCTCCAGCTGGTATTAGCTGACTTGTAGTTAGTATTTCTTGGGATCCAACGGGTAATTGCTCATGTAAAGTTATTAAGTGTTAATAAGTGAATTTTAACAATCATTTGTTTATCTGAGGTTGTGAACCTTCTATCAGTAATATCTTTAGTTGTCTGTGATTCTAGAACTGTAGCAGATCATTGATAATCTGAAGATGGTGAATCACAGTAGGTCACTGATTCAAAGGTTCTGAATTTCCAGTTTATCATTTGATGGCCTGATTTGGAGATAAGTCTTGATCATTTCTGGAAATCAATGTTTTTGGGCTCTGAATTTCTGTTTATAAGTTTGAAACCCAGTAACCCCAAGATGTCACTGTTGGGTTGTTGAACAAGAGCTTTAACTGTCATCGGTTGTAGTCtctttggataaaagtgtctgctaaattaCAAAAATGTGAATGAACCAGAATTAGGTCtatctagagctctgaaattacCCCATTACTTTGATTCCCTAACGATGCGGCCATGCTTTATGATACATTATATCTGTATCTGAGACTAGTTCATTCTCCTGTGTTATTCCACAGGCTCACAGACCGGTGAGGCTCACAGACCGGTGAGGCTCACACCTTCTCATGCCTCTGCACAAGCTTCTAgagtaatgtttatttttgtgtttttctagACCGTTATCTAGGTGTTATATGTTAGAAAACGTAACAAAGCAATAAGAAAGATATTCCAAAAAAGTACAATACagtagtactgtagtgtaaacaagtaaacaactATAATGTCCTTATTATCAATAGTGCGTGTTAAATTTGTATGCTGTTTTTATGGCATTAGTTATACCTGATATTCATACAGTGAATACAAAGAATCCTAAACACAGTTTTAATGGGCgtcaacaaaaatatttatattgatttCTGATTATAGTGCTCTCCTGATATTATGTTTAGGACCCATAGTCTGATAAAGTTGTTGTCAGATctacatataaaaacacattaataactgaactgaaccatAAATCATTTGATACGGTGTTATCTCATGCACCCAAAATCAtgttaatcagaatcagactGCTTTCAATGTTAGCTGTGGATTTCAGCTTGTGTTGctgaataaactgaataaaatggCCTTTTATATTTTTCGTATACTTTATTCTTGTTCGACATTTTGTTAGAtgatatattactgtaaaagaCGTATACCATAATAAAGTATatgaatgtatattttttttctttgatctaaacattcattcattcattttctaccgcttatctgaactacctcgggtcacggggagcctgtgcctatctcaggcatcatcgggcatcgaggcaggatacaccctggacggagtgccaacccatcacaaggcacacacacactctcattcactcacacactcacacactacggacaattttccagagatgccaatcaacctaccatgcatgtctttgaaccaggggaggaaaccagagtacccggaggaaacccccgaggcacggggagaacatgcaaactccacacacacaaggcggaggcgggaatcgaacccccaaccctggaggtgtgaggcgaacatgctaaccactaagccaccgtgccccccatgtaaacatttacataccaaaaaaaaaaatgcataaaaatgctataaaatgcAGACAGCGATAAGAGACGCAGACAAATGTGGCGTAAATAGATCTTGTTTATTGAAAGTTGCCATATTATGAATTCAAACAAAAAATGATGGAAAAGAACAACACCAAAGAAAGGTTTACCCCAAATCATTACACTCACTAAAATAATCCAAATGGAGTTAAGTAACCCAAAGACCCTTCGTTGTCTGAGCATATAGCGTTAAATCAgacaacacaaactacacaaacaggttaatttttttttttgtctaaatgtAAGCATTACTTTCTCCTAACGAATGAAGAGGCATGGCTGCTGGAAAATGAGCTGTAATCATTGGAGTCAGTAGATGCTACTGGGAGCAGGAGGAGTCCAGAAGACGAATCCTTCTTGCACAGTGCCATGGCTTCCTTGTATG
The Tachysurus fulvidraco isolate hzauxx_2018 chromosome 7, HZAU_PFXX_2.0, whole genome shotgun sequence DNA segment above includes these coding regions:
- the LOC113650447 gene encoding sphingosine kinase 1, whose amino-acid sequence is MDGDAELRAEFTDAANGRLRFSVTLTDSCLTVRKIGGSPVWQHGHEHALGLGDCVGCRAYRSEDPADPAAYLSAYFYPARRSWTGATAGRQRVEHRFRVVTGEDPRANLEEAERWARAVRHRASQHVPGVKEGVELSRVCVSRRVMVLVNPQSGRGQAMTLYTGPVLSMLTEANISHTLITTEHQNHARELVRNADLSQWSAIVILSGDGLLFEVINGLMEREDWDEAISTPLGILPGGSGNALAASVYHYTQAGPALGEDLLLSCCFLLCKGLVCPLDIVSVRLSSGPRLFSFLSLAWGFVADVDIESEKFRHVGAMRFLVGTLLRLASLRTYQGKLAFLLAKEDSNSASVSSSHPRSPFRPSVQCTSDIQGKTNIQHDSENTRHNFNADDDVLLRKKNSKGDRLADNLLNPIEDPVPTDWTVETEQDFVLVLATCHSHLAEELMVSPDARPDDGYLHLVYITAGISRPALLRLFLAMEKGTHLTCECPHLMYRRVRALRLEPITKPGVITVDGEQVEYGPIQAQVHKGCARIICG